One region of Sardina pilchardus chromosome 18, fSarPil1.1, whole genome shotgun sequence genomic DNA includes:
- the LOC134064419 gene encoding uncharacterized protein LOC134064419 — MSKTAELSSFIMKTCGALLVLLCCCLAETQLTGDTISDNDITHQGHYGEAETREKEVMGAAQRTEDAATASTQQTCQPDIHTVLREMSVLVTELRMELRHTKTQMEAMESRLRVSENKAETMESRLRASEKTVEALEVRLRASESLVDRLKSENKAQSMNLNLTVSQVEELRREREERRVSFSASLLASGSANTGPFSVATPLVYRHIFTNVGNAYNPNTGVFTAPVRGVYNFVLFATSYGHASAPMGVSLHKNGEHVVLAYSRHTSGYKEGSNGASLLLEVGDVVYVKLWPNGWVHDSYNHLTTFSGHLLFPM; from the exons ATGAGCAAGACAGCAGAATTGTCCAGTTTCATCATGAAGACTTGTGGAGCTctactggtgctgctgtgctgctgtttggctgAGACACAGCTTACAGGAGACACCATCAGTGACAATGACATCACTCACCAGGGCCACTATGGTGAAGCAGAGACCAGAGAAAAGGAGGTTATGGGTGCAGCACAGAGGACTGAAGATGCAGCCACAGCCTCCACCCAACAAACCTGCCAGCCTGACATCCACACTGtgctgagagagatgagtgtCCTGGTGACTGAGCTGAGGATGGAGCTCagacacaccaagacacaaatGGAGGCCATGGAGAGCAGACTGAGAGTCAGTGAGAATAAAGCAGAGACTATGGAGtccagactgagagccagtgagaaGACAGTGGAGGCCTTGGAggtcagactgagagccagtgagagTCTGGTGGATCGACTAAAGAGTGAAAATAAGG ctcAGTCCATGAATCTTAACCTCACTGTGAgtcaggtggaggagctgaggagggagagagaggagaggagggtttctttctctgcctcactGCTGGCATCTGGTAGCGCAAATACAGGACCTTTTTCAGTAGCAACTCCCCTGGTCTACAGACACATCTTCACTAATGTAGGAAATGCCTACAACCCAAACACAG GTGttttcacagctccagtcagaggGGTGTacaactttgttttgtttgcaacCAGTTATGGTCATGCATCTGCACCTATGGGAGTTTCTCTTCATAAAAATGGAGAGCATGTTGTCCTTGCCTACAGTCGTCACACAAGCGGCTATAAAGAGGGATCTAATGGagcctctctgctgctggaggtgggagatgtgGTCTATGTGAAGTTGTGGCCCAATGGTTGGGTGCATGATAGTTAcaaccacctcaccaccttctCTGGCCATCTGCTCTTCCCCATGTGA
- the LOC134064418 gene encoding uncharacterized protein LOC134064418, producing the protein MKTCGALLVLLCCCLAETQLTGDTISDNDITHQGHYGEAETRENEVMGAAQRTEDASTASTQQTCQPDIHTVLREMSALVVEQRVELRHTKTQMDAMETRLTDRLRASENKAETMETKLSASENKAETMETKLSASENKAETMETRLTDRLSASEKTVEALEVRLRASESLVEQLKSENKAQSINLNHTVSQVDELRREREERRVSFSASLVASGIVNTGPFSVATPLVYRHIFTNVGNAYNPNTGVFTAPVRGVYNFVLFVYGEGHASTPTRVSLHKNGDQVVLAESRHTSGNGEASNGASLLLEVGDVVYVKLWHNSWVRDSYNHHTTFSGHLLFPM; encoded by the exons ATGAAGACTTGTGGAGCTctactggtgctgctgtgctgctgtttggctgAGACACAGCTTACAGGAGACACTATCAGTGACAATGACATCACTCACCAGGGCCACTATGGTGAAGCAGAGACCAGAGAAAATGAGGTTATGGGTGCAGCACAGAGGACTGAAGATGCATCCACAGCCTCCACCCAACAGACCTGCCAGCCTGACATCCACACTGTGCTGAGGGAGATGAGCGCTCtggtggtggagcagagagtggagctcagacacaccaagacacaaatGGACGCCATGGAGaccagactgactgacagactgagagccagtgagaaTAAAGCAGAGACTATGGAGACCAAGCTAAGTGCCAGTGAGAATAAAGCAGAGACTATGGAGACCAAGCTAAGTGCCAGTGAGAATAAAGCAGAGACTATGGAGaccagactgactgacagactaaGTGCCAGTGAGAAGACAGTGGAGGCCTTGGAggtcagactgagagccagtgagagTCTGGTGGAACAACTTAAGAGTGAAAATAAGG ctcAGTCCATAAATCTTAACCACACTGTGAGTCAGGTGGATGAgctgaggagggaaagagaggagaggagggtgtctttctctgcctcacTGGTAGCATCTGGTATTGTAAATACAGGACCTTTTTCAGTAGCAACTCCCCTGGTCTACAGACACATCTTCACTAATGTAGGAAATGCCTACAACCCAAACACAG GTGttttcacagctccagtcagaggGGTCTacaactttgttttgtttgtatatgGTGAAGGTCATGCATCAACACCTACTAGAGTGTCCCTTCATAAAAATGGAGATCAAGTTGTCCTTGCTGAAAGTCGTCATACAAGCGGCAATGGAGAAGCATCTAATGGagcctctctgctgctggaggtgggagatgtgGTCTATGTGAAGTTGTGGCACAACAGTTGGGTGCGTGATAGTTACAACCACCACACCACCTTCTCTGGCCACCTGCTCTTCCCCATGTGA